The DNA segment CGCGCCGATGCCGCCGCCGACCGCGAGGACCGCGGCCGACGAGTAGATGGCGAGCCGCAGACGGCTGCGTTGCATGAGTGAGCTCCTCTGAAGCAGGGATGATCACTCTCGCTGCGCGCGGCTTAAGGAGTCTCGCCGTGAGCCTTAAAGGATCCGTAAAACGTCAGCGCGCCGTGTAGCCGCGGCCGGCCTCGGCGAGGGCCTCGCTCGCGACCTCCCAATAGGTGGAGTCGGCCGGGTGCAGGAGCCATGCGGACAGGGCGACCCGGAGTGCCGAGAGGAACGTCGCCGCCATGAGCGTCGCGCGTACGCCCGAGGGGTCCTCGGAATGACCCAGACGGACCGCGACCTCCGCGGCGACCTCACGCTCCATCGCGGCGAAGGTCTGCATCTGTGCCGCGGCGAGCGACGGGTGCCGGCGCATCAGGCGGGTCCGCGCGGTCCACTCCGGATCGAGGTCGCCCTGGGCGCTGTAGAACTCCGCGGCGGCGGCGGTGAGCGCCTGCCAGGCCGGCTCGGTGGCCGGACGCGCCCTGATCATCTCGGCCATCTCACGCATCCGCTGATGCTGGCCGTAGAAGAGCGCCTCCTCCTTGTTGGCGAAGTAGTTGGAGAAGGTGCGCCGGGAGACGCCGGCGTCGTCGGCGATCGCCTCGACCGTGATCCGATCCGGTCCGTGCTCCAGCGCGAGGCGGAGCGCCGCCTCGTGCAGTGACAGGCGGGTCGCCGCCTTCTTGCGCTCACGAAGGCCCGGCTCGGTGGTCGGCACGCTCATCTCCTGAGCATATCGGCGTGTGACTCAGTTCCCAATGGGAAAACTTGCACACTCGGCAAGTTGCGAGCGATAGTTGTATGCAACAAGCATCACGGGAGGTGCCATGGCGAGCGACAACCTGATCGCGGCTCTGCATGAGCTGCTCAAGGCGGTGCGCCTGATGAAGCAGGACTCGCTCGCCCCGGTCAGCACGGTCGGTGTTCTGGCCGCCATCCGGCGCCACGAGGCCTGCCACATGAAGGACCTGGCCGCCGAGCACGCGCTCGACCCCTCGACGATCAGCCGCACGATCGCTGCCCTGGTGCGCGACGGCCTGGTCGCACGAGCCGCCGACCCCGACGACGGGCGCGCCAGCATGCTGCGCCTCACCGACCGGGGTCAGACCCTGCTCGACGAGGTGTCCGCGCACTACGACGACCGGCTCGCCGCTTCCCTCTCCGAGTGGACCCCGGCGGAGATCGACACATTTGCCGCATCACTGCAGCGGTTCGCCACGGACCTGATCAACCACACGCCCAGCCTGGAGGTCGCGCGATGAGCGCCCCAACCACTACCCGGGCCGACCACAGCGCGATGACGCACCGCGAGATCATGGAGGCCCTCTCCGGTCTCCTGCTCGTGCTCTTCGCCGCGATGGCCAGCTCCACCATCGTCTCCACCGCCCTGCCGAAGATCATCGGTGACCTCAACGGCACACAGACGCAGTACACCTGGGTCGTCACGGCAACCCTGCTCACCGCGACCGCCACCACCCCGATCTGGG comes from the Actinoplanes sp. OR16 genome and includes:
- a CDS encoding TetR/AcrR family transcriptional regulator; translated protein: MSVPTTEPGLRERKKAATRLSLHEAALRLALEHGPDRITVEAIADDAGVSRRTFSNYFANKEEALFYGQHQRMREMAEMIRARPATEPAWQALTAAAAEFYSAQGDLDPEWTARTRLMRRHPSLAAAQMQTFAAMEREVAAEVAVRLGHSEDPSGVRATLMAATFLSALRVALSAWLLHPADSTYWEVASEALAEAGRGYTAR
- a CDS encoding MarR family winged helix-turn-helix transcriptional regulator codes for the protein MASDNLIAALHELLKAVRLMKQDSLAPVSTVGVLAAIRRHEACHMKDLAAEHALDPSTISRTIAALVRDGLVARAADPDDGRASMLRLTDRGQTLLDEVSAHYDDRLAASLSEWTPAEIDTFAASLQRFATDLINHTPSLEVAR